The genomic segment CGCTTTGATGAACACTTCCTGCACGGCATCTTCGGCTTCGGCCTGCGACCGCAGCAATGACAGACACAGCCCGGCAACATATTGCTGATGGCGACGAAAGAGTGTTTCAAAGGCTGTAGTGTCGCCGTCATGCTTGAAGCGGCGCACCAACTCAAAATCTTCCTTCTCCGCCAATCCTTCAGCGCGTCCTGCTTCTTCCAGCTTCGGTGCGATTCTCAACCCTCTTCGATCTTTCATCTGGCAACCTGTGGTCAAAATTTGCGACGGGTCCGCTTCGTCAACACAACGTTTATCGTTTGGGCTTTTGGTCAGTCCCAGGCTTTTCTTATTGACGCCTTTGCACGATGCATAAACCAGGCTTTACTTGATGTTGATTTTGACTGCATTCGCCGGTTTTCCATTTACAGTCAGCACGACATCCGCTTCGCCGCGGCCCGCCAGGCTGCGCGGAATCAGGACGTTGATTTGATCGAGTCCGACATAAACGCCTTGTGGCCCAGCGTAATCTACGCGCGCTGATGTGCCGCCAATGATTGCAGTCACTGCTGAAAGATTGCTGCGCCCGCGAATGCCCGTGCCATTGAGCACCAGAAACACTTGATCTGTTTCCGGCCCCAGGTCAATTGGCACGGAGACAAATTGGCTCTGCGCCGCGTCAAAGGTCGAAACCGACTCAAAGCTTTGAGAGTTGTCGGCTCGCACCCGCAAGGCCGTGGCGGCTGCGACGCCCAGCCCGTTCGCGTTCGCGGCAAACAATCCCGGCACAACGCTGGAAATTTGAATCACACCAGTCGAAACTTTTCCGTCGCCGCTGGTGATGACGATTTGCGCTGAGCCATTGACCGTTCCCGTCGGAATCAATGCGTTAATCTGTCCGGGCGAAACAAAGAATAGCGGCGCGGAGCGTTCGGTACCTGCGCTGTCACGGATTTTGACCGTTGTGCCCAACAGCGTGGTGGGTAAAGGTATCACGTCCGCAATTTGCGTCCCCGTAGCCAGATTCGCGCCAAACAAAGCGACAATCTGTTCCGCTGAAGCTTCCGTTCCCAGGTAACTTGCCGCGGAAACTGCGGCAACCGCGCCGGAACCTGTCCCGCCGGTCATCGTGACTGACAGGGTAAAGGTGGCTGCGCCGGGGCCGAAGTTATCCACGGCGATGTAATACAAACCGGATTGAAGCGCGGGCAATCCGCCGGGCGTGATGATGATCGTTTCGGGCAATGTATTGCCGTTGGTTGAACTGTGATCGGCCACGATTGTGGTGCCGGATAGCGTGATGCGTTGGTTGAATCGCGCAAACAGGTCTACGTCCTGGGTGCCGGTCAAATCCAGTTTCAACTGCGTGATTCCCGGAGGGACAAAAATCGCGTACTGCGTGTCAAACAATACTTTCGATCCCGAAGGCGGCGATGCAATCGAGCCGCTCACAGCCGCATCCGAGGTGATAAACACGGTCGAGGGCACTGTCGCGGAACCGCCAAGTCCGCTCAGCGCGATGTTGATGGCGGGCGTTGCGGGATCATTGCTGGCAATCGTCAGCGTTCCGGTTTGCAGCCCTGCGCCTGTGGGCGTAAAGCGAACGCCGATTTGCGATTGCGCGCCTGCGGCAATCGTTGCCGGCAATGACGGGGAAACAATCGTAAATTGCGGATTGTTGGAGGTGATGCTTGTGATGGTCAGTGCCGCCCCTCCGATGTTTACCACGGGCAAATTCTGCTGTTGGGCGATACCGACGTTGGACGTGCTGAAGCCGAAGGATGCAGGAACATCAATCCGCGACGTAGCGGGTACATCATTCGCCACAACTGCGCGAATGAGCACATTGATTGGCGTTGTCGTTCCTTGCAAGGTCAATGGCCCACTGAACGAAGCGCCGTTGTTGGATGAAACATACGCCCGTTGTCGCGGAGTTCCATTCACATCCGCCGCAAAAACTACTCCGCCAAACGGTGTCGGCGTTTGAAACCCGACGTAAAAATCTCCGGATGTGATTGTCGGGCCATTCGAGATCGTAAAGTCAATAAAGCCGGTTGTGGCGGCTTCCGGAATGGTCACGACCTGATTGACCACAAACGTGGGATTGGCGGTCGGCCTTGCTGTTCCCGCCGCTCCAACAAAAGCGACGAGCTTGAGTTGTGATCCAACTGGCGTGGGAAGGCCCGCAACACGCGGAACGATTAGACGAATCGCCTGCAACGTTGCCGGATAAACCGAAGGCGTCAACCGGTTGACAACGATAACTCCGTTGTCCGAAACGACCGTTTCAGCGGTTCCATCATCTGCCACTAACACTTCTGTGGCGGCGACAGCGGAAAGCAAGCCGGTAACTGTGGAAGCCCACCCTTGTTTCAATATAACCGTTGTTGAAACCAGTAAGCCCAGGCAAAAAACCAAGACGAGCCAAAATCTGTTACTCCGAAATCCTGTTTCAAACCTTTGCAAACTCATTGTAGTTGTTCTCCTTCTCCTAAGTACTTGATTGTCTTTTGAATCGCGGATTGGTTATCGAAGAGCGGTGAAAAATGCTGAAGCAGCGACAAACGGCAACCATTCAAAACTTAGCCGCCGCGCAGTGTCAAGCATTCGCTCCAAGTCAAAGCTAAAAGGACATTTAGCGGGTTTCCGGTTTGACTTGGCAGGATGTGGTCACTATGCTGGCGCGGTTTTCACATCAGGCTTTACCGAAGATTCAACAGCAAATATGCAACGACGATGAGCGATTTCGAGCGAATCCGCCGCAGACTCGACGAACGGCTTGCGCCGCCGCACAGCCTTCAGATCGAAGCTGCGCGCATTCGGCAAGCTGCCGTCACATTGCTTTTGCGCGACGATCAAAGAGCCACAGAGTTGTTGATCATCAAACGCGCTGAGCGAGAAGGCGATCCGTGGTCGGGTCATTTGGCATTGCCCGGTGGTCGCGCTGAACCCCAAGACGAAGATTTGCTGGTGACGGCGGCGCGCGAAACTTACGAAGAGGTCGGCATTGATCTATTTGACGAAGGCCGTTTCATCGGCCAGTTGCCGCTGTTGAAACCAAACAATCCGCGCTTGCCGCAGATTGAAATCACGCCGTTGGTTGCACTCGCTCCATCACAGCTATCCTTCAGGTTAAGCGAAGAGGTGGACGACGTTCTATGGCTGCCAATTGGCCAGCTCAAACGCGAAGGATTGTCCGCTGTTTACGAAATGCGGTTTGGCAATTTGGTCAAAAAATGGCCTGCGTATCCCAGCCCGCTTGGGCCCATCTGGGGAATCACCGAACGCATTTTGTCGGATTTTTTGAGCTTGCTGGATTCTGAGTAACTGAACGAATTTTCTGATCAAAACTGTTTCTGTTCGCCGGCCTTCAACTGATTACAATTAGTGGCTACGGACTGGGGATGCGATCCGCTCCCCGCCGAACGAAACCCTTCATTTTCATCTCAAATTCAATGAACGATACAACCTCTTCCCGCGAAACTCCGCATCTGGTACGCCACTTCGGCACGCTGCAAGCGACGGCGTTGAACATGTCCAATATGATCGGCATCGGGCCGTTTTTGACGATTCCGTTGTTGATGTCTGCGCTTGGCGGGCCGCAGGCGATGCTTGGCTGGTTGGTGGCAGTGCTGATCGTCATCCCGGACGGAATGGTGTGGAGTGAATTGGGCGCGGCAATGCCGGGTTCCGGCGGCAGCTATCTCTATTTGCGCGAAGGATTTGGCAGCAAAACCCTTGGCCGTTTGATGGCATTTTTGTTCATCTGGCAGTTTATTGTCAGCGGGCCGTTTGAAATCGCTTCCGGGTACATTGGCTTTGCGCAATACCTGAATTACATCTGGCCGAACGCGTCGAAAAATCTGGTGGTCATCATCATCGGTGCAATCAAC from the Acidobacteriota bacterium genome contains:
- a CDS encoding choice-of-anchor D domain-containing protein, yielding MKQGWASTVTGLLSAVAATEVLVADDGTAETVVSDNGVIVVNRLTPSVYPATLQAIRLIVPRVAGLPTPVGSQLKLVAFVGAAGTARPTANPTFVVNQVVTIPEAATTGFIDFTISNGPTITSGDFYVGFQTPTPFGGVVFAADVNGTPRQRAYVSSNNGASFSGPLTLQGTTTPINVLIRAVVANDVPATSRIDVPASFGFSTSNVGIAQQQNLPVVNIGGAALTITSITSNNPQFTIVSPSLPATIAAGAQSQIGVRFTPTGAGLQTGTLTIASNDPATPAINIALSGLGGSATVPSTVFITSDAAVSGSIASPPSGSKVLFDTQYAIFVPPGITQLKLDLTGTQDVDLFARFNQRITLSGTTIVADHSSTNGNTLPETIIITPGGLPALQSGLYYIAVDNFGPGAATFTLSVTMTGGTGSGAVAAVSAASYLGTEASAEQIVALFGANLATGTQIADVIPLPTTLLGTTVKIRDSAGTERSAPLFFVSPGQINALIPTGTVNGSAQIVITSGDGKVSTGVIQISSVVPGLFAANANGLGVAAATALRVRADNSQSFESVSTFDAAQSQFVSVPIDLGPETDQVFLVLNGTGIRGRSNLSAVTAIIGGTSARVDYAGPQGVYVGLDQINVLIPRSLAGRGEADVVLTVNGKPANAVKINIK
- a CDS encoding CoA pyrophosphatase; this translates as MSDFERIRRRLDERLAPPHSLQIEAARIRQAAVTLLLRDDQRATELLIIKRAEREGDPWSGHLALPGGRAEPQDEDLLVTAARETYEEVGIDLFDEGRFIGQLPLLKPNNPRLPQIEITPLVALAPSQLSFRLSEEVDDVLWLPIGQLKREGLSAVYEMRFGNLVKKWPAYPSPLGPIWGITERILSDFLSLLDSE